One window from the genome of Palaemon carinicauda isolate YSFRI2023 chromosome 24, ASM3689809v2, whole genome shotgun sequence encodes:
- the LOC137617981 gene encoding serine/arginine repetitive matrix protein 5-like — protein sequence MTQNSATAARDRARPIASELETPCAIDCKRARDTVRDRLQASQRHRARSIASEPEPPCAIDRKRARATVRDRSQASQSHRARSIASEPEPPCAIDRKRARATVRDRSQASQSHRARSIASEPEPPCAIDRKRARATVRDRSQASQRDRARSIASEPERPCAIDRKRARETVRDRSQASQRDRARSIASEPETPCAIDRKRARETVRDDRKRARETVSDRSQASQRDRARSILSEPETPYPTDRKRARDTMRN from the exons ATGACTCAAAATTCTGCAACTGCAGCCAG AGACCGTGCGCGACCGATCGCAAGCGAGCTAGAGACACCGTGCGCGATCGATTGCAAGCGAGCCAGAGACACCGTGCGCGATCGATTGCAAGCGAGCCAGAGACACCGTGCGCGATCGATCGCAAGCGAGCCAGAGCCACCGTGCGCGATCGATCGCAAGCGAGCCAGAGCCACCGTGCGCGATCGATCGCAAGCGAGCCAGAGCCACCGTGCGCGATCGATCGCAAGCGAGCCAGAGCCACCGTGCGCGATCGATCGCAAGCGAGCCAGAGCCACCGTGCGCGATCGATCGCAAGCGAGCCAGAGCCACCGTGCGCGATCGATCGCAAGCGAGCCAGAGCCACCGTGCGCGATCGATCGCAAGCGAGCCAGAGCCACCGTGCGCGATCGATCGCAAGCGAGCCAGAGAGACCGTGCGCGATCGATCGCAAGCGAGCCAGAGAGACCGTGCGCGATCGATCGCAAGCGAGCCAGAGAGACCGTGCGCGATCGATCGCAAGCGAGCCAGAGAGACCGTGCGCGATCGATCGCAAGCGAGCCAGAGACACCGTGCGCGATCGATCGCAAGCGAGCCAGAGAGACCGTGCGCGATGATCGCAAGCGAGCCAGAGAGACCGTGAGCGATCGATCGCAAGCGAGCCAGAGAGACCGTGCGCGATCGATCCTAAGCGAGCCAGAGACACCGTACCCGACCGATCGCAAGCGAGCCAGAGACACCATGCGCAATTGA